From the genome of Pseudomonadota bacterium, one region includes:
- a CDS encoding elongation factor G: protein MKKFDAGDIRTVALVGHGKSGKTSLGEALLFETKVSSRLGKVDDETSLLDSEPEALARKASIQLALGSCEWKRRKINFVDTPGDANFSADALLGLWAADTALLLVSGADGVQVGTERAWTSARERALPVVVFVSKLDRERASFAQALEQVRRLLSDKAVALQLPIGQAHDLSGIIDLLPLKTLTLGADGHSAVVGEIPEALRADALLAREQAVEAIAATDDKLIEKYLETGALSDEELRRGLLQGLLAGTLVPVLCGAATRNLGSALLLDFLADCCPPPTARAPAKGRDRAGQPKSRAYDPAAPFSGFVFKTIASDIGRLTLLRVVSGTLGHDSQLINARTGAHERVGQLYTLVGKRRDTLEQATVGDLVGLPKLKDAHTGDTLVDEHDPIVFAAPELPAPVIGFSLRPKAKGDEEKLAARLADLLLEDASLHLDRDPVTHELLLRGLGQAQIELAVGKLKRHGVEVELELPRIPYRETIKGQATHVEGKHKKQSGGRGQYGVVYLDIEPKPKDSEVEGPLEFVDEVFGGAIPRQFIPSIEKGIRDRMLRGGLSGCPVVDVRVTLKDGKYHPVDSDGRSFERAGSKGFQAAFRAAHPILLEPISSLEIVCPAEFIGDVIGDLSSRRGRVLGTEAFGQQQAIRAEVPQAEILRYAIDLESITAGRGHFHVAFAHYQELPANLAEKVIGEAKVAEEED, encoded by the coding sequence ATGAAGAAATTCGACGCCGGTGACATCCGCACGGTGGCGCTCGTCGGCCACGGCAAGTCGGGAAAGACCTCGCTCGGCGAGGCCCTGCTCTTCGAGACCAAGGTCAGCTCCAGGCTCGGGAAGGTCGACGACGAGACCTCCCTGCTCGACAGCGAACCCGAGGCGCTGGCGCGCAAGGCGAGCATTCAGCTCGCGCTCGGCTCCTGCGAGTGGAAGCGTCGCAAGATCAATTTCGTCGACACGCCCGGCGACGCCAACTTCTCCGCGGACGCGCTCCTCGGCCTCTGGGCCGCCGATACGGCGCTCTTGCTCGTCAGCGGCGCCGACGGTGTGCAGGTCGGCACCGAGCGCGCCTGGACCTCGGCGCGCGAGCGCGCGCTGCCCGTCGTCGTCTTCGTCAGCAAGCTCGACCGCGAGCGGGCCAGCTTCGCCCAGGCGCTGGAGCAGGTGCGGCGTCTGCTCAGCGACAAGGCGGTCGCGCTGCAGCTCCCGATCGGGCAGGCCCACGACCTCAGTGGGATCATCGACCTGCTGCCGCTCAAGACCCTGACCCTCGGCGCCGACGGGCATAGCGCGGTGGTGGGCGAGATCCCCGAGGCCCTGCGCGCCGACGCGCTGCTGGCCCGCGAGCAGGCCGTCGAAGCGATCGCGGCGACCGACGACAAGCTGATCGAGAAGTACCTCGAGACCGGCGCGTTGAGCGACGAGGAGCTGCGTCGCGGCCTCCTCCAGGGGCTGCTCGCGGGCACCCTCGTGCCGGTGCTCTGCGGCGCGGCGACGCGCAACCTGGGCAGCGCCTTGCTGCTCGACTTCCTGGCCGACTGCTGTCCGCCGCCGACCGCGCGCGCGCCGGCCAAGGGCCGCGACCGCGCTGGCCAGCCCAAGTCCCGCGCGTACGATCCGGCGGCGCCCTTCTCCGGCTTCGTCTTCAAGACCATCGCCTCGGACATCGGACGCCTGACGCTGCTGCGCGTCGTCTCCGGCACCCTCGGCCACGACAGTCAGCTGATCAACGCCAGGACCGGCGCGCACGAGCGTGTGGGCCAGCTCTACACGCTGGTCGGCAAGCGCCGTGACACGCTCGAGCAGGCGACGGTCGGTGATCTCGTCGGGCTGCCCAAGCTCAAGGACGCCCATACCGGCGACACGCTCGTCGATGAGCACGATCCGATCGTCTTCGCCGCCCCCGAGCTGCCCGCGCCGGTGATCGGCTTTTCCCTGCGGCCCAAGGCCAAGGGCGACGAGGAGAAGCTCGCCGCGCGCCTGGCCGACCTGCTGCTGGAGGACGCCTCACTGCACCTCGATCGCGACCCCGTGACCCATGAGCTCTTGCTCCGCGGGCTGGGCCAGGCGCAGATCGAGCTGGCCGTCGGCAAGCTCAAGCGTCATGGTGTAGAGGTCGAGCTCGAGCTGCCGCGGATTCCCTATCGCGAGACGATCAAGGGCCAGGCGACCCACGTCGAAGGCAAGCATAAGAAGCAATCCGGCGGCCGCGGTCAGTACGGCGTCGTCTACCTCGATATCGAGCCCAAGCCCAAGGACAGCGAGGTCGAGGGCCCGCTCGAGTTCGTCGACGAGGTCTTCGGTGGCGCGATACCGCGCCAGTTCATCCCCTCGATCGAGAAGGGCATTCGCGACCGGATGCTGCGCGGTGGCCTGTCGGGCTGTCCCGTCGTCGACGTCCGCGTGACCCTCAAGGACGGCAAGTACCACCCCGTCGATTCGGATGGCCGCTCCTTCGAGCGCGCGGGGTCCAAGGGCTTCCAGGCCGCCTTTCGCGCCGCCCATCCGATCTTGCTCGAGCCGATCTCGAGCCTCGAGATCGTCTGCCCGGCCGAGTTCATCGGCGACGTCATCGGCGACCTCAGCAGCCGCCGCGGGCGCGTCCTGGGGACCGAGGCCTTCGGCCAGCAGCAAGCCATCCGCGCCGAGGTGCCCCAGGCCGAGATCCTGCGCTACGCGATCGACCTCGAGTCGATCACCGCCGGTCGCGGCCACTTCCACGTCGCCTTCGCGCATTATCAAGAGCTGCCGGCCAATCTCGCCGAGAAGGTGATTGGCGAGGCCAAGGTCGCCGAGGAAGAGGACTAG
- a CDS encoding TlpA family protein disulfide reductase, whose translation MTQRARGGDRARADEAPLARVLGRIVVGLAVALVVYQAVGLLRDGERLRPLARGQAAPPLRAPTLEGVTISLEQWRGRVVLLELWATWCPPCREKLALLDGLQDDYGAQGLQALTVEIEGNASGARQVLRQQAERRQRRGQPASGVVHAIGNDLVAETYRVQTIPQLVLIGRRGEVLYVHVGGGGEDELRQQLARALSVSKPAQRVSTPAQPGSTTGARR comes from the coding sequence ATGACCCAGCGAGCACGCGGAGGGGATCGCGCGCGCGCCGATGAGGCGCCGCTCGCGCGCGTCTTGGGGCGCATCGTCGTCGGCCTGGCGGTGGCCCTGGTCGTCTACCAGGCGGTCGGCCTCCTCCGCGACGGCGAGCGCCTGCGGCCGCTTGCGCGCGGGCAAGCGGCGCCGCCGCTGCGCGCGCCGACGCTCGAAGGCGTGACGATCAGCCTCGAGCAATGGCGCGGTCGCGTCGTGCTGCTCGAGCTCTGGGCGACCTGGTGCCCGCCCTGTCGCGAGAAGCTGGCGCTGCTCGACGGGCTGCAGGACGACTACGGCGCTCAGGGGCTGCAGGCCCTGACCGTGGAGATCGAGGGCAACGCGAGCGGCGCGCGCCAAGTCCTGCGTCAGCAAGCAGAGCGGCGCCAGCGCAGAGGACAGCCGGCGAGTGGCGTGGTCCACGCGATCGGCAACGACCTGGTGGCGGAGACCTATCGTGTGCAGACGATCCCGCAGCTGGTATTGATCGGGCGCCGCGGCGAGGTGCTCTACGTTCACGTTGGCGGCGGTGGCGAGGACGAGCTGCGTCAGCAGCTCGCCCGGGCACTGAGCGTCTCTAAGCCCGCGCAGCGCGTCTCTACGCCAGCGCAGCCGGGCAGCACGACAGGAGCGAGGCGATGA
- a CDS encoding response regulator: METALHEEAPRVLVVDDEKVIRGILSDFLTTEGLVVRTAENGEAALAELQQRSYNLVISDLKMPRMGGLELLEAINRLQLPVLTIIITGFGTVETAIEAMKRGAYDYVLKPFKVEDIVHIVKRALERQRLERENMRLREAVSVYKISEAISQSLSVEPILRLLVDTAIDELGADAVTLLLEDEENSGSYSERLRRCRNGHEQALTEPRVGELLRCYEGAMPVLAHGARLQQFFPAEVDAESVVAFCSIPLVVHHRIVGMLNACSYTRGRKFNEGQRKMLAVLGSRAAFSIENARLYQNLLDSKQRLEVANLSLEENFRQTIVGFANALEESDRYTRGHSERVSVFARLIAEGLGLSERDLDRVVLSAKVHDIGKIGIPSEKLNKAGRLTPDEIAIFRTHPEKGRRILDPIPFLRDLVPAVYCHHERYDGSGYPQGLSGDRIPLIGRIISVADTYDAMTTDRAYRRALPHAAARAELQRCAGTQFDPEIVAIFERELGRLGFNRDDPGQLVLPSIALVGGY, encoded by the coding sequence ATGGAGACGGCGCTCCACGAAGAGGCCCCCCGCGTTCTCGTCGTCGACGACGAGAAAGTAATTCGCGGGATCCTCAGCGACTTCCTCACCACTGAGGGGTTAGTCGTCCGCACGGCCGAAAACGGCGAGGCCGCCCTGGCCGAGCTGCAGCAGCGCTCCTACAACCTGGTGATCAGCGACCTGAAGATGCCCCGCATGGGCGGCCTCGAGTTGCTCGAGGCGATCAACCGGCTCCAGCTTCCGGTGCTGACCATCATCATCACCGGCTTCGGCACGGTCGAGACCGCGATCGAGGCGATGAAGCGTGGCGCCTATGACTACGTGCTCAAGCCCTTCAAGGTCGAGGACATCGTCCACATCGTCAAACGCGCGCTCGAGCGCCAGCGCCTCGAGCGCGAGAACATGCGCCTGCGCGAGGCGGTGAGCGTCTACAAGATCTCGGAGGCGATCAGCCAGAGCCTGAGCGTCGAGCCGATCCTCCGGCTGCTCGTCGATACAGCGATCGACGAGCTCGGCGCCGACGCCGTGACCTTGCTGCTCGAGGACGAGGAGAACAGCGGGTCCTACAGCGAGCGTCTGCGCCGCTGCCGCAATGGCCACGAGCAGGCGCTGACGGAGCCGAGGGTCGGCGAGCTGCTGCGCTGCTATGAAGGCGCGATGCCCGTGCTGGCCCACGGCGCCCGGCTGCAGCAGTTCTTTCCCGCGGAGGTCGACGCGGAGAGCGTCGTCGCCTTCTGCTCGATCCCGCTCGTCGTGCACCACCGCATCGTCGGGATGCTCAACGCTTGCTCCTATACGCGCGGCCGCAAGTTCAACGAGGGTCAGCGCAAGATGCTGGCGGTCCTGGGCAGTCGCGCCGCCTTCAGCATCGAGAACGCGCGGCTCTACCAGAACCTGCTCGATTCGAAGCAGCGGCTGGAGGTCGCCAATCTCAGCCTCGAGGAGAACTTCCGCCAGACCATCGTCGGCTTCGCGAACGCGCTCGAGGAGAGTGACCGCTACACCCGCGGCCACTCCGAGCGCGTCTCCGTCTTCGCGCGGCTGATCGCCGAGGGCCTCGGCCTCTCGGAGCGGGACCTCGACCGCGTGGTGCTCTCGGCCAAGGTCCACGACATCGGCAAGATCGGGATCCCGAGCGAGAAGCTGAACAAGGCCGGTCGCCTGACCCCCGATGAGATCGCCATCTTTCGCACGCATCCCGAGAAGGGCCGACGCATCCTCGATCCGATCCCCTTTCTGCGGGACCTCGTGCCGGCCGTCTACTGCCACCACGAGCGCTACGACGGCAGCGGCTACCCGCAGGGGCTGAGCGGCGACCGCATTCCGCTGATCGGGCGCATCATCAGCGTCGCCGACACCTATGACGCGATGACGACCGATCGCGCCTACCGGCGCGCCCTGCCTCATGCCGCGGCGCGGGCCGAGCTCCAGCGCTGCGCCGGCACGCAGTTCGACCCCGAGATCGTCGCGATCTTCGAGCGCGAGCTCGGGCGGCTCGGCTTCAACCGCGACGATCCCGGACAGCTCGTGCTTCCGTCGATCGCGCTCGTCGGCGGCTACTGA
- a CDS encoding type III pantothenate kinase, with translation MLLACDLGNSHTVIGCFDGARLLEHWRIATSADRTADESAVLLDQLLRLGTVVGPPTAAIIASVVPGATEAMRVALRRRFTVEALLVGPELDTGLPVLYDHPAEVGADRIVNAVAAYARWQQGLIVVDFGTATTFDCVTPRGEYLGGAIAPGLAIGAEALYRRTAKLPRVAIERPARAVGRSTVASMQAGLYFGYAGLVDGVVAALRAELEFEPKVVATGGLARLIAGASRQISEVDELLTLEGLRLLHQRNQGRVPA, from the coding sequence ATGCTGCTGGCCTGCGACCTCGGAAACTCGCATACGGTGATCGGCTGCTTCGACGGCGCGCGGCTGCTCGAGCACTGGCGCATCGCCACCTCGGCGGACCGCACCGCCGACGAGAGCGCCGTGCTGCTCGACCAACTGCTGCGACTCGGGACGGTCGTCGGGCCGCCGACCGCCGCGATCATCGCCTCGGTCGTTCCGGGGGCGACCGAGGCGATGCGGGTCGCGCTGCGGCGGCGCTTCACCGTCGAGGCGCTGCTGGTCGGCCCCGAGCTCGATACCGGGCTGCCCGTGCTCTACGACCACCCCGCCGAGGTCGGTGCCGATCGCATCGTCAACGCGGTGGCGGCCTACGCGCGCTGGCAGCAGGGACTGATCGTCGTCGACTTCGGGACGGCCACGACCTTCGACTGCGTCACGCCGCGCGGCGAATACCTCGGCGGGGCGATCGCGCCGGGGTTGGCCATCGGCGCCGAGGCGCTCTACCGCCGCACGGCCAAGCTGCCGCGGGTCGCGATCGAGCGACCGGCCCGCGCCGTCGGCCGCAGCACGGTGGCGAGCATGCAGGCCGGGCTCTACTTCGGCTATGCGGGCCTGGTCGACGGCGTCGTCGCCGCGCTGCGCGCCGAGCTCGAGTTCGAGCCGAAGGTCGTGGCGACCGGCGGGCTCGCGCGGCTGATCGCCGGCGCCTCGCGCCAGATCAGCGAGGTCGATGAGCTGCTCACGCTCGAAGGCCTGCGCCTGCTCCACCAGCGCAACCAGGGCCGCGTTCCCGCCTGA